Below is a window of Salinibacter grassmerensis DNA.
CCTGCCGCACCCACCTCGACGGGCAGGCCGAGGATCTCCGGACGCTCCCGCCCGACGCCCTGCTGGAGCTGTGCCACGACAACGACCAGTTTGTGCCGGACGTGGCCCAGACACTCGCGCGGGCCCTCCACCGGATGGGCGAGACGTACGAGTACCGGGACGATGCCGAGAGTGCCGGGGGGTGCTTCGCCCGGTCCCTCCTCCTCTACCGCCACCTGCTCCACGACCCCGACGCCCCGGTCTCGTGGCAGGCCGGCACGACCGTCGCCGCGCTGTCGAAGCGAGTGGACGCGTTGCCCGTGGACGACGCCACCCAGGAGGCGTTGGACGCGCTGCGGAATGGGACCAGCTAGTGCGGGATCAGCTAGTCAAGCATCCCGCCGTCGACTCCGCTCGGCTCTCGGAACTGATACGAGGCAAGTCGGCGGTAGAGCCCCCCCTCCTGCATCAGCTCGGCGTGGGTGCCCCGCTGCACGATGCGGCCATCGTCGAGTACGAAGAGGCGGTCGGCGGTCTGGACGGTAGAGAACCGGTGCGCAATAATGAAGGTCGTGCGTCCCTCCATGAGCCGCTCCAGGGCCTCCTGCACGAGGGCTTCCGACGCGGAGTCGAGGGACGAGGTGGCCTCGTCGAGCAGCAGCAGGCGCGCGTCGCGCAGCAGGGCCCGGGCGATAGCGACGCGCTGGCGCTGCCCGCCGCTCAGCTTGACCCCCCGCTCGCCCACCTCGGAGTCGTAGCCATCGGGCAGGTCCACAATGAAGTCGTGCGCGTTGGCGGCGCGGGCCGCCTCGGCCACCGCCTCGTCGGACGCATCGAGCCGCCCGTACCGGATGTTCTCCTCGATCGTGGCGTTGAACAGGTGCACCTCCTGCGACACAGACGCGATCTGCGCACGCAGGGACTGCCGGGAGACGTGGCCCAGGTCGTGATCGTCGACGAGGACACGCCCCTGTTGGGGGGCGTAGAAGCGAGGAATGAGGCTCATGAGCGTCGACTTCCCCGCCCCGCTCGGCCCCACGAGGGCAACCGTCTCGCCCGCCGCTACGTCGAGCGAGATGTCCTTGAGTACGGGCAGGCCCTCATCGTAGGCGAAGGTGACATCGTCGAGGCGCACCCGACCCTCGATCGGGGGCAGGTCGACGGCGTCCGGGGCGTCGCGGAGGTGAGGATCGGTGTCGAGCAGGTCGAACAGGCGCTCCGTGGCCCCGGCGGCGCTGTTGAAGGTGGAGTAGAGCTGAGACATGCTGCTCACGCTCCGCGCGATGTTGAAGGCGTAGAACACGAACGCCACGAGGTCCCCCTCCGTGAGCCGCCCGGCCAGCACCTCGATGCCGCCGTACCAGAAAATCGCCACGAGGGCGGCGAAGAAGAGCAGCCCCACCGTCGACTCGAACAGGGCTGAGACGACCACCCGGTAGCGCGCCGTGCCAAAGAGATCTTCCACCGCCTCGTTGTAGCGGTTTACCTCGTAGTCGGATCGCGCAAACGCCTTTACGACGCGGATGGACGCGAGGGCCTCCTCCGCCACCGCGGTCGTGTCGGCCAGCCGGTCCTGGATGTCGCGGGCGAGCGCCCGAATCTTGCGCCCGAAGTAGATCGCAAACCCGGTGACGGCCGGCACGATGAGGAAGATGATGAGGCTGAGGCGCCAGTTGAGTACCACCATGAGCGCCACCGAGCCCACCAGCGAGAGCGACTGGGTCAAGAAATTGGGGAGGGCGTCCTTTACCGCGCTCCGCACCGACCCCACGTCGTTGGTGAGGCGCGAGGTGAGATCGCCCGTGCGGTGATCGGTGAAGAACCGCAGGCTCTGCCGGTGGAGGTGCCGGTAGACCTTCTTTCGCAGGTCCGCTACCACGCGCTCGCCGGTCCAGCCCAGCAGGTACTTGCCCCCAAAGGCCGCCGCGGACCGGGCCAGAAAGAGCACGATAAGCGCCACGGTCAGCCAGTCGAGCAGGGCCCGGTTTTCCTGCTGAAACACCGCGTCCACCAGCTCGCGCAGCCCCAGTGGCACGACGAGTGCCACCGCCGCCCCCACCACGGTGAGCACCACGGCCCCTACGAGGCGGACGCGGTAGGGCCACCCAAGCTGAAGGATGCGCCGGAGGGACGTCCACAGCCGCTCGGGACGGAGCGACGACTCTTCGGACGTGGAATCGGGCTCCGGCATCGGCGACGCAGGTGGATGATGGACAGGGTGTACGAACTTGACCTCAGTGAATCAACCCCTTCTGCGACGGCAGGGATTCGCAGGGGGCGTTCCCCTTTGGGAAAAAAACGCCAAACCAGGGGCCCATGCACAGGACAGAGTCGGGACCACCGCGCCGGCCCGCCCCCTGTAGATCCTCTCTCGACCGCGGAATCGGACGCAACAACCGCAGGGCATGCGTGTGAAAGGGGCAGAGTCATTTTCTTCGCCCACCGCCGTCCTCCCATGCGCTCCTCTACACTGTCCCTCTTGCTTCTCCTCTCGGTCGGGGTCCTCGGCGCCTGTGGAACCACCGGCGGCGCCCTGTTCGACGACGGACGTGGGTCGTACGTTCAGGAAAACGCGCTGTCGGGCAAAGACAGCGTGCACGTGGTGGAGGGTCGCATCTACCGCGGAATGCCGATCGACCACGCACTGGCGGCCCTGGGGCCGCCCGCTAGCCAGGACACGACGACGGCAGACGGCGAGACGCGCATCGAGTACACGTACCGGTCGCGCCCTAATGCCTTCGACCCCGGCAACGTCCCCCGGGCGTACATCTACGCGGTGGACCAGACGGTGACCGACTGGACAAACCTGAACCGGATCCCCCGCTTCGACGCGTACTACGAGGGCGGGATGTGACCGGGCATTCCGAAAAATACCCAGGCGACGGAGGACCTCCCCAAGCGAGGCCTTCACGGAGCCCTTGATCGCCCCCGAACATACAGGGAGCCCTCCGTTCATCGACCGTTCGTCCCGCGAGTCTACAGGAACCGGAGCACACTGACGCCGAGACTGAGTCCCCGCGCGTCGAGGCGCTTGGTCACGTCGAGGCGGAGGGTGTCGTAGAGCAGGCCGTTGACCGAGAGCCCAATCTCGTGGTGGACCCCGTCTGCGGTGCGGAGCCGCTGCCCCGCGTCGTCCCCGATCCAGGTGCGCCCATGGCCCCCATGGAGAATGAGGTCGACGTCCTGCTCGACCGGCGCCTGCCACCCGAGGAGCTCGAAGAGTACCGTGCGGAAATTGTGCTCCCAGAACAGGGCCGCGTGGTGCTCCCCCTGGTACGGGCGGTCGTCGAGCGTGCGGAGCGCCCCGAACGGCGTGTAGGGCTGCGGGCTCGCCTCGATCACGCCGAAGCGCTGTAGGGGAGGATCGCCGAATGAGGCCCCAACGTCGACCCGAAGATCCAGCGTGTTGGGGCGGAAGCGACGCTGGAAGAAGGTCGCGAGTCGGGCGTCGGCCACCGCCGCCACCCGCGTGAAGTCGAAATCACTCGCCGCCACGTCCGGATCACTGTGCTCGACGGTGGCCTTCACGCGATTGATGGGCGTTACGCCCAGCAGCCCGCCGTCGCCCAGCGTGGCGGTGAGCGCCACCGACCGCAGCCGACCGGCGTTCACCGGCGGGTTGACGGGCTGCGCCGCGGAACGGCTAAGGACATTATAGTCCGTGCTCTTCGCAACGGAGAAATGACGCTCGTTACGGAGCTGGAGGGCGAGGCCCAGATCGGGATTGGAAAAGGCGTGCCGGACGGACACGCGGAGGCGCTCATTGCCGAAGTAGTCGAAGTAGTCCGGCGCCCCCGCAAGCGTCCAGAGGCTGTTTGAGAGGCGCGCCCAGATCGGAACCATGCGCGAGCGGGCCCGGTAGCGCGGCTCGATGCCGTAGTGGTACCCGGCGGACAGGTCCGTGTCGTCCCCCAGTGGCAGGGTGGCCTCGCCCCCGTACGACCACTGGGCGGACCCCGAGGGGCCGGTGTTGTAGCCGCCCCGCCCCGTGACGGCGAGCGGCCCAACGCCGAAGTCGAGCCGCACGCCAAAGTGCCCCCCTTCCACGCGGTTAAAGCGAAGAATCGGAAGCCCACCTTCAAAGTCGACGATTGAGTCGGCGCCCGCGCCCTCCCCGTCGCCGGAGTCGTCATCCGCCCCCGTCTCGTCGTCCTCGTCTGCGTCGTCACCGATGCTTAGCCCGTCCTCGCCGCCGACGCCGAGGTCGCGGAGCCACCCCAGGAGCCCGCCGGGATCGAACGCGTCCTCGACCGTGTCGGTGCTGTCGATGCGCGTGTAGGCGGACCGCTCGGCCCGCGAGTACGGCACGAACGGCCCGCCGTCGCGGAGCGTATCGGCCTTGAGGCTGGAGGAGGACTGGACCGCCACCGTACTGTCAAGTCGCGCAACGGAAGTCGCCTCGTCGGTTGTGTATAGCGAATCGGGGACCGGCCCATTGATCTGGTACCCACTCAGGCGGCTGACCTGCTGGATCTGGATGTCCGAAAACGAAACCAGCGCCGATAATTGCACATCGAGGGTGCGCCGCGCCCGGAAGTCCACCGGAAGCCAATAGGGACCGCCGAAGCTCGAGAACTGCTGCTCGAACGCGAGGTCAACCCCCTTGAAGAGTCGGGACGTGCTCAGCGAGGCCGTGGGGCGGAGCCGCGCCTCCAGCAGGGCGTAGGTGCTGTCCAGCACGGTGACGGTGCCGCGAAACGTGGAGGAGAGGCGACTCTCCGGCTCCACCCGGATGCGAAAGGCCCGGCGCCCATCGATGGCACGCAGGGTGTCGAGCGTAAAGTCGTAGTAGTCGAGCGCGTCAGGATGGGTGACGCCGACCATCCGGTTGCCGAAGACCTCGACGTTGTCGCGGTACAGGTTGAGGACCGTCGCGGCGGCCGGGAGAGCGCCATCGGCAAGATTTTGGAGGTTGGCCGTGCCGCGCTGCGAGCGCACCACCTCGCGGGTCCCGCGCTCCGCGTCCCAGAACGCGGTGGTCTGACTCTCCGTGATGGCCGCAATCGTGGTGTCGCTGGCCAGCGTGAACCGGTTGTACGCCTCCACGGAGTAGCTCTTGAGCTCCGGCCACCACTCCTGCTTGTTCTCAATCACGCGCCGCATGATGGTCTCGCCGGGATTCCCAGAGCCGGTCACCCGCACCTCCTCCATCTGTACGGTCGAGGGCATCAGGCGGAATGTCTGGCGGGACTCCGTCTCGGCCGTAATGCGGCGCCGGACGGACTCGTAGCCGACGTAGCGCACGACGACGGTGGCCGGCAGGCTGTCGAGCGCCAGGGTATACTGCCCGTCCGCGTTCGTGACGGTCCCCTGGTACGTATCCGCGACGCGGAGATTGGCCTGCGGGAGGGGCCGCTCCGTGTCGGCATCCACCACGCGTCCCTGCAAGGTGGTGGCGGTCGTGTCCTGCGCGTGAGCGGCCGCAGGGCCGATCGTCAACAGGAGGATGGGAAGTAGAACGAGACGAAAGAGACGCGACGTGCTACGCACGGCCATGCTGGATTTGAAGGATCATCCGTGAAAGCTCCAGACGCGGGGTGAGCGGACCGCGTCGTCTATCCAATCGAGACGTCCGCGCCCGCCAGCGCCGGGTCGTCGACCGATTCAATCCGCTCTAGTTTCCCGTCGCGGAGGTGGATGACACGACGGGCGTGGTGGGCGATGGGCTCCTCGTGGGTCACGAGCAGGATCGTATTCCCCTGCCGATGGAGGCCCTCCAGAAGCTGCATGATTTCGTCGCCGGTCTCCGTGTCGAGGTTGCCCGTCGGCTCGTCGGCCAGCAGGAGCGAGGGGCGGTTCACGAGGGCGCGGGCGGTGGCCACCCGCTGGCGCTGTCCCCCGGAGAGCTCGTTGGGCCGGTGGTCGAGCCGGTCGCCGAGCCCCACACTGCGGAGCGCTTCGGCCGCCCGCTCGCGCCGGTCGCGCTTCGACATGCCGGCGTAGATGAGCGGCAGTTCGGCGTTGCGCAGGCAGTTGACCCGGGGGAGCAGGTTGAACGTCTGGAAGACGAATCCGATCTCGTGGTTGCGGATCTCTGCGAGCTCGTCGTCGGAGAACGTGCTCACGTCTTCGCCCCGCAGGTGATAGGTGCCGCTCGTGGGCGTATCGAGGCATCCGAGCATGTTCATGAACGTCGACTTGCCCGAGCCGGAGGGCCCCATGACGGCCACGTAGTCGCCCTCTTCGATCGAGAGCGTGACCCCATCGAGCGCCCACACTTCCTGGTTCCCCATCATGTATCGCTTCTTCAGCTCGTTCACTTCGATGAGGGCCTGGTCCGACGCATTAGTCGGGGCCCCATTGGTGGCGAGTGCTTCCATGGCGGTTGCTAGTTTGATGTGAGCAAAACGGGGTGCGCGGACGTCGTCCGTCCAGCCTTGGTCTTCCTCGAATGCGGGGTGGGAAACGCGGCGAGGGGTTGCATCGCCCCTCCCGCTCTCCCCTACTCCCCTACTGGGTCATGGCGATAGCTTCGCCCGACGGGCCGTCTTCTTCACCGGTTCGGATCTTCATTCCGGGCTCCAGCCTGCGGCTGACGGCGCTGTACGGCCCGGTGATGACCGTCTCGCCCCCCTCCAGGCCGGCCTTGATTTCCATGTACGTATCGTCGGCGATGCCGGTGTTTACCTCGACCATGCGGGCCGAGTCGCCCTCCGCCACGAACACGACGCGGCGCAGGTCCTCCGTCTCATCGCCCTCTGTGGCCGCGTCGGACGAGGCGCCGGAACGGGTCTCGGCGAAGTCACGCACGGTCACGGCCTGAATGGGCACGGCCACCGCGTCCTCCGCGGTCTCGGTGTAGATGTCGACCGCCCCGCTCATGCCGGGACGAATCACCGGCGAGCGCCCGTCCGACGGGACCTCGGGGCGCGCGATGGCGCCCTCATCGCCGGTCGTGAGCCCGGTGTTGGGGTTGTCGAGCACGCGGATCGTGACGGGAAAGTTGGTGACTTCATTCTGGCTTCCCTCGTTCTGAATGCGGGCCGAGTTGGCGATCTCCGTGACGGCCCCCTGGAAGGAGCGGTCGGGGTGCGCGTCGAACTCGATGGTGGCGGAGTCCCGGGACGCGACATTTACCACGTCGCCCTCGTTGACGTCCACCTCCAGCTCCATCTGCCCGAGCCGCGACACCCGCATCATCTCGGTTCCGGCGCGCTGCTGGGTCCCCACTACGCGCTCCCCCTCCTCGACCTCGAGACGCGTGAGCGTGCCCGTCATGGGGGCGTAGATGCGGGTCTTCTGGAGCTGCTCGCGGGCATCTTGAAGGTCGGCCTGCGCACTCTCCACCCGGAAGCGCGCCGCCTCCAGCTGCGCCACGGCCTGATCGTACGTGGACTTGGCGTCTTCAAAGTCACTCGCCGAGACGACCTCCTTCTCGTACAGCTTCTTCTGCCGGTCGTAGGTGCGGCGGGCCTGCACCGAGTCGGCCCGGCGCTGGGCAAGGGTCGCCTTCGCCTCCGAGACGCCCGCCTCGGCCCGCTCCACGGCGGCCCGGTAGTCGTCGGCCTTGAGGCGGGCGAGCAGGTCGCCCTGCTGCACCGCATCGCCCTCCTTTACGGGGAGCTCCACGATCTCTCCCGACACGTCGGGGCTGATCTCAACCTCCACCTCGGGCTGGGCACGGCCAAAAGCCGTCACCACCTCGGTGATGGTGCGTCGGTCGGCCCGCTCCGACTCGACTTGCAGGCCGCGGTCGCCGCCGCCAAACCATCCCAGTTGCCACCCGAGGCCCCCGGCAGCGAAGAGAACGAGCAGCAGGCCGCCGCCCGCGTACAACATGCGATTCGAGGTACTTTTTGAGGAGGCCATGGCTGAAAAGGTCTGTGTTCTGTAGAGAGGCACGAAAAGGACGATGGGGGCTCTACCGACTGGCCGGCGCACCCAAGAGGGGCGCAGACGGGGAGAGCCGTCCTACGTTGTAGTCGATCCGCTTCTGCTGGAAGAAGAGTTCATATCGGGCCCGCACCTGCTGGCTGGCCGCGTCGACGTAGTCGCGAATGGCGTTCTGCAGCTCCACGATGTCCGCGGACCCGAGCTGGTAGCGCTCCTGGGCGGCCGTGCGGGCCCGCTCGGCGGCCCGGAGCCGCTTGTTGGCGGCCTCCAGTTGCTGCACGGCGTTCTGGTAGTCGAGGTACGACTGCCGGACCTGCAGGGCAATCTCCTGGCGCTGGTCCTGAAGGGCGTACTCGGCGTCCTGAGCCTGCACGCGGGCCTGCTCCACCTGACTGTTGCGCCGGAGGCGGTCGAAGATGGGAATGCTGATGGCCAGCGAGATGCCACCGCCCCGGTTCACGTCGAGCTGGTTAGTAAAGTCGTCGCTCACGTCTCCCCCCACGCCCCTGCTCGACCAGTCCGTTCCGTAGCTGCCGCTCAGCGACAAGCTGGGGTAGTAGGCGGACCGCGCGGACCGAATGCCTTGCTCGGCGGCTCGCTGCTCGGCCTCCGCCACGCGCAGGTCCAGACGCTCCTGAAATGCCTCGTCGATCAGGGAGGACAGCTCGTACCGGCTGGTGTCCAGGGTGCCTCCCTCCAGGCTTGGCACCTGGAAGTCGTAGGCCTCTCGGGGGTTGAGCTGGAGGGTCTGGATGATCTGCGTCTGGCTGATCTCCCG
It encodes the following:
- a CDS encoding ABC transporter ATP-binding protein; this encodes MPEPDSTSEESSLRPERLWTSLRRILQLGWPYRVRLVGAVVLTVVGAAVALVVPLGLRELVDAVFQQENRALLDWLTVALIVLFLARSAAAFGGKYLLGWTGERVVADLRKKVYRHLHRQSLRFFTDHRTGDLTSRLTNDVGSVRSAVKDALPNFLTQSLSLVGSVALMVVLNWRLSLIIFLIVPAVTGFAIYFGRKIRALARDIQDRLADTTAVAEEALASIRVVKAFARSDYEVNRYNEAVEDLFGTARYRVVVSALFESTVGLLFFAALVAIFWYGGIEVLAGRLTEGDLVAFVFYAFNIARSVSSMSQLYSTFNSAAGATERLFDLLDTDPHLRDAPDAVDLPPIEGRVRLDDVTFAYDEGLPVLKDISLDVAAGETVALVGPSGAGKSTLMSLIPRFYAPQQGRVLVDDHDLGHVSRQSLRAQIASVSQEVHLFNATIEENIRYGRLDASDEAVAEAARAANAHDFIVDLPDGYDSEVGERGVKLSGGQRQRVAIARALLRDARLLLLDEATSSLDSASEALVQEALERLMEGRTTFIIAHRFSTVQTADRLFVLDDGRIVQRGTHAELMQEGGLYRRLASYQFREPSGVDGGMLD
- a CDS encoding ABC transporter ATP-binding protein, coding for MEALATNGAPTNASDQALIEVNELKKRYMMGNQEVWALDGVTLSIEEGDYVAVMGPSGSGKSTFMNMLGCLDTPTSGTYHLRGEDVSTFSDDELAEIRNHEIGFVFQTFNLLPRVNCLRNAELPLIYAGMSKRDRRERAAEALRSVGLGDRLDHRPNELSGGQRQRVATARALVNRPSLLLADEPTGNLDTETGDEIMQLLEGLHRQGNTILLVTHEEPIAHHARRVIHLRDGKLERIESVDDPALAGADVSIG
- a CDS encoding efflux RND transporter periplasmic adaptor subunit, producing the protein MASSKSTSNRMLYAGGGLLLVLFAAGGLGWQLGWFGGGDRGLQVESERADRRTITEVVTAFGRAQPEVEVEISPDVSGEIVELPVKEGDAVQQGDLLARLKADDYRAAVERAEAGVSEAKATLAQRRADSVQARRTYDRQKKLYEKEVVSASDFEDAKSTYDQAVAQLEAARFRVESAQADLQDAREQLQKTRIYAPMTGTLTRLEVEEGERVVGTQQRAGTEMMRVSRLGQMELEVDVNEGDVVNVASRDSATIEFDAHPDRSFQGAVTEIANSARIQNEGSQNEVTNFPVTIRVLDNPNTGLTTGDEGAIARPEVPSDGRSPVIRPGMSGAVDIYTETAEDAVAVPIQAVTVRDFAETRSGASSDAATEGDETEDLRRVVFVAEGDSARMVEVNTGIADDTYMEIKAGLEGGETVITGPYSAVSRRLEPGMKIRTGEEDGPSGEAIAMTQ
- a CDS encoding TolC family protein, producing MQRFPFFRPVSAGLSLLAVLLTVGVAPATAQMQQPQDTTQVTFDEAVRTALDQNTNIKRAQAQARQSNIQVQSEWMDFAPDLSIDSDISRRVGRNFSQVTGDFTTQSTDFFNLSGRSSVTLFNGFENISSLREAREQAGANQTNLKRTRREVVFDVMDQFIALVESREIVRVRREQVEAQRKRLRQIEEFVEAGSRPTSDLYTAEADLADAEQQLLQGKREREISQTQIIQTLQLNPREAYDFQVPSLEGGTLDTSRYELSSLIDEAFQERLDLRVAEAEQRAAEQGIRSARSAYYPSLSLSGSYGTDWSSRGVGGDVSDDFTNQLDVNRGGGISLAISIPIFDRLRRNSQVEQARVQAQDAEYALQDQRQEIALQVRQSYLDYQNAVQQLEAANKRLRAAERARTAAQERYQLGSADIVELQNAIRDYVDAASQQVRARYELFFQQKRIDYNVGRLSPSAPLLGAPASR
- a CDS encoding DUF5686 and carboxypeptidase-like regulatory domain-containing protein, with amino-acid sequence MAVRSTSRLFRLVLLPILLLTIGPAAAHAQDTTATTLQGRVVDADTERPLPQANLRVADTYQGTVTNADGQYTLALDSLPATVVVRYVGYESVRRRITAETESRQTFRLMPSTVQMEEVRVTGSGNPGETIMRRVIENKQEWWPELKSYSVEAYNRFTLASDTTIAAITESQTTAFWDAERGTREVVRSQRGTANLQNLADGALPAAATVLNLYRDNVEVFGNRMVGVTHPDALDYYDFTLDTLRAIDGRRAFRIRVEPESRLSSTFRGTVTVLDSTYALLEARLRPTASLSTSRLFKGVDLAFEQQFSSFGGPYWLPVDFRARRTLDVQLSALVSFSDIQIQQVSRLSGYQINGPVPDSLYTTDEATSVARLDSTVAVQSSSSLKADTLRDGGPFVPYSRAERSAYTRIDSTDTVEDAFDPGGLLGWLRDLGVGGEDGLSIGDDADEDDETGADDDSGDGEGAGADSIVDFEGGLPILRFNRVEGGHFGVRLDFGVGPLAVTGRGGYNTGPSGSAQWSYGGEATLPLGDDTDLSAGYHYGIEPRYRARSRMVPIWARLSNSLWTLAGAPDYFDYFGNERLRVSVRHAFSNPDLGLALQLRNERHFSVAKSTDYNVLSRSAAQPVNPPVNAGRLRSVALTATLGDGGLLGVTPINRVKATVEHSDPDVAASDFDFTRVAAVADARLATFFQRRFRPNTLDLRVDVGASFGDPPLQRFGVIEASPQPYTPFGALRTLDDRPYQGEHHAALFWEHNFRTVLFELLGWQAPVEQDVDLILHGGHGRTWIGDDAGQRLRTADGVHHEIGLSVNGLLYDTLRLDVTKRLDARGLSLGVSVLRFL